From the Lolium rigidum isolate FL_2022 chromosome 2, APGP_CSIRO_Lrig_0.1, whole genome shotgun sequence genome, one window contains:
- the LOC124693421 gene encoding proline-rich receptor-like protein kinase PERK14, whose amino-acid sequence MQRGSEMRAVHNSVDTVNAAAAAIVSAGSRTQPTVEPRRKWADWLSVYFCFGSQKNDRRISHAVLVPEPASQRIDAPAPAIPDHPPPQVFPFIAPPSSPASFLQSGSASIVQSPMGPPSFSPRSPNSPSPTGPPSIFAIGPYAHETQVVSPPIFSAFTTEPSTAPFTPPPESVHLTTPSSPEVPYAKLLTSINNNKNGERGDIHSYHMYPESPIGRLISPSSVCSGTSSPFPDPELQTSSGSTFPSFPVRVPPKILDGEGIATQKLIPRHMRNGGSLLDGHISAAVPVVDFSARLQNNDHAMDHRVSFELTVEDVARCLEKKTAISGESAASSFHLSSTSNGDRSRESNETKAGLYVDETYHDLPEKARRSLSLRLAKEFKFSNTDAPQAEEAGALGSDWWANEKVAAITAEPRKSWSFRPVAQPGVS is encoded by the exons ATGCAGCGTGGGAGCGAGATGCGGGCCGTGCACAACAGCGTCGACACCGTgaacgcggccgccgccgccattgtCTCGGCCGGGAGCCGCACGCAGCCTACCGTCGAGCCG AGAAGGAAATGGGCTGATTGGTTGAGCGTATACTTCTGCTTTGGGTCTCAAAAGAATGACCGACGCATTAGCCATGCTGTCCTTGTCCCGGAACCTGCATCTCAGAGGATAGATGCACCTGCACCAGCAATTCCAGATCATCCACCTCCCCAGGTTTTCCCCTTCATTGCTCCTCCATCGTCACCTGCTTCTTTCCTTCAATCAGGATCTGCATCTATTGTACAATCACCAATGGGGCCTCCATCATTTTCACCTCGCTCGCCAAATTCTCCATCACCCACAGGGCCTCCATCCATCTTTGCTATTGGGCCATATGCACATGAGACACAGGTAGTCtcgcctccaatcttctctgccttCACAACTGAACCTTCAACTGCTCCATTCACTCCCCCACCAGAGTCTGTCCACCTGACAACCCCTTCTTCGCCTGAGGTGCCATATGCAAAGCTTCTGActtcaatcaacaacaacaagaatgGTGAAAGGGGTGATATTCACTCATACCATATGTACCCTGAGAGCCCAATAGGGCGCCTCATATCTCCAAGTTCAGTTTGTTCTGGCACTTCCTCCCCATTCCCTGACCCTGAGTTGCAGACTTCCTCAGGCTCCACTTTCCCCTCCTTCCCAGTTCGCGTGCCCCCAAAGATCCTGGATGGCGAGGGCATTGCTACACAAAAGTTGATACCTCGCCATATGCGGAATGGTGGCTCCCTTTTGGATGGCCATATTTCAGCTGCTGTACCTGTTGTGGACTTCTCTGCGCGACTTCAAAACAATGATCATGCTATGGATCACCGGGTCTCGTTTGAGTTAACAGTTGAAGATGTCGCCCGCTGCCTGGAGAAGAAAACTGCAATTTCAGGAGAATCTGCTGCATCATCATTTCACCTCTCATCAACCAGTAATGGTGACCGATCCAGGGAATCTAATGAAACGAAGGCAGGGCTGTATGTTGATGAAACGTACCATGACTTGCCTGAGAAAGCACGTCGCTCCCTGTCCCTTCGTCTGGCCAAAGAGTTCAAGTTCAGCAACACTGATGCTCCTCAGGCGGAGGAGGCAGGAGCGCTTGGCTCTGACTGGTGGGCAAACGAGAAAGTTGCTGCGATCACAGCAGAGCCAAGGAAGAGCTGGTCCTTCCGCCCAGTTGCGCAGCCAGGGGTCAGCTAA